One window from the genome of Pseudonocardia hierapolitana encodes:
- a CDS encoding GlxA family transcriptional regulator: protein MDPGSVTLVIFDGYQALDLAGPYDVFAEAGYACSIVALRAGPVRSNMGMPVLATGIAETDPTTADTMIVVGGSGVHAARSQRELVEWIRAAAGCAQRVASVCSGSFLLAEAGLLDGRRVTTHWNEADRLAHEFPSVEVDCKPIFIREGRLWTSAGVTAGMDLALALVEADIGRDAALRVARDLVMYLRRPGNQSQFSVPLWSAQPASDVLRKVVDAIHTNPGGRNTIADLASLAGLSPRHLQRRFTKEIGVPPAAYVERARIEAAQRALAERDDPVESIARRCGFGSAETLRRAFHRLVGIAPSEYRDRFHTAYT, encoded by the coding sequence GTGGACCCCGGATCGGTCACCTTGGTGATCTTCGACGGCTACCAGGCCCTCGATCTGGCCGGGCCGTACGACGTGTTCGCGGAGGCCGGCTACGCCTGCTCGATCGTGGCTCTACGAGCGGGCCCGGTCCGCTCGAACATGGGGATGCCGGTGCTCGCCACCGGCATCGCGGAGACCGACCCGACCACCGCCGACACCATGATCGTGGTGGGCGGCAGCGGGGTCCACGCGGCCCGTTCCCAGCGGGAGCTGGTGGAGTGGATCCGCGCGGCGGCCGGCTGCGCCCAGCGCGTCGCCTCGGTCTGCAGTGGATCGTTCCTGCTCGCCGAAGCCGGGCTGCTCGACGGGCGGCGGGTGACGACGCACTGGAACGAGGCCGACCGGCTGGCTCACGAGTTCCCCTCGGTCGAGGTCGACTGCAAGCCGATCTTCATCCGGGAGGGGCGCCTCTGGACCTCGGCGGGCGTGACCGCGGGGATGGATCTCGCGCTGGCGCTCGTCGAGGCGGACATCGGTCGGGACGCCGCGCTCCGCGTGGCCCGGGATCTCGTCATGTACCTGCGTCGACCGGGGAACCAGTCGCAGTTCAGCGTTCCCCTCTGGTCGGCGCAACCGGCGAGCGACGTGCTCCGCAAGGTCGTCGACGCGATCCACACGAACCCCGGCGGCCGCAACACCATCGCCGACCTGGCCTCCCTCGCCGGTCTCTCCCCGCGCCACCTGCAACGCAGGTTCACCAAGGAGATCGGCGTGCCCCCTGCGGCCTATGTGGAACGAGCCCGGATCGAAGCGGCTCAACGCGCACTCGCCGAACGCGACGACCCGGTCGAGAGCATCGCGCGCCGCTGCGGTTTCGGTTCCGCCGAGACGCTCCGCCGCGCGTTCCACCGCCTCGTCGGCATCGCCCCGTCGGAGTACCGGGACCGGTTCCACACGGCCTACACGTAG
- a CDS encoding IclR family transcriptional regulator, protein MTGLDPLPLSGRQPRAVRSALAVLEEVVAAGPGVTAKEISAALKLPQATTYRLLNLLVGEEYLVRLPDLRGFALGRRAARLALPVVTTPPTAARAVVEHLRGLVRWGVHLASFTTGQVALVDPDPDHPPAEPTLIARYPHASALGKLLLADQPDWRAVSRDLRRFTEHTVVDAVALDRQLTAVAATGLARQCGELRPDRGCLAVPVRGPGTGALVAGLALAGPPDRVAEPNEELVALLREHAERLSPLLA, encoded by the coding sequence GTGACCGGGCTCGACCCCCTCCCGCTCTCCGGGCGCCAGCCCCGTGCGGTCCGCAGCGCGCTGGCCGTCCTGGAGGAGGTGGTCGCGGCAGGTCCGGGCGTCACCGCGAAGGAGATCTCGGCCGCGCTCAAGCTGCCCCAGGCCACGACGTACCGCCTGCTCAACCTGCTCGTCGGCGAGGAGTACCTCGTGCGGCTGCCCGACCTGCGCGGGTTCGCCCTCGGCCGGCGGGCGGCCCGCCTCGCGCTCCCCGTCGTCACCACCCCGCCCACGGCGGCCCGCGCGGTGGTGGAGCACCTGCGCGGCCTCGTCCGCTGGGGTGTGCACCTCGCGTCGTTCACCACCGGTCAGGTCGCGCTCGTCGACCCCGATCCCGACCACCCGCCGGCCGAGCCGACCCTCATCGCCCGCTACCCGCACGCTTCGGCGCTGGGCAAGCTGCTGCTCGCCGACCAGCCCGACTGGCGGGCGGTGTCCCGCGACCTGCGCCGGTTCACCGAGCACACCGTCGTCGACGCCGTCGCCCTCGACCGGCAGCTCACCGCCGTGGCCGCCACCGGGCTCGCCCGGCAGTGCGGCGAGCTGCGCCCGGACCGGGGCTGCCTCGCCGTGCCCGTCCGCGGGCCGGGCACCGGTGCGCTCGTGGCCGGGCTCGCGCTGGCCGGGCCGCCGGACCGCGTGGCCGAGCCGAACGAGGAGCTCGTCGCCCTCCTGCGCGAGCACGCCGAGCGGCTCTCCCCGCTCCTCGCCTAG
- a CDS encoding APC family permease, whose product MRNGALAGLRRRSPVHGLDRRNLRPVEVLAQSVSTAAPAAGMATVPAIVATTAGTATVWSFVLATAVALAVGACIATFTRRMAAAGSLYSLTAKGLGPGAAFACGAALLAGYAVLLMAALAGAALYTDAFLTRLGLAAPPAVGAATVVVLAALAGGLVLRGVRVSARIVLAVEAVSITVMLVIFGVLLAGPPAPPAPAAATPGWSLVGVAAGVLPALGAFIGFEAATALGVEARKPFVSVPRAVLGTAGLVGLLSLLAAHTQVVGFAGALGGQPEPVVTLAAAHGTPWLAVLLDLGIATSFVACTLATTNALVRVLFSMARDRIVPRPMGATHGRYRTPHVAIAVAVPVGAAVPAALFLAGVPGLTVLRGLLSVATAGYLVAYLLVALAAPLFLHRIGELTPAPVVVTALAVPVLAGVCGVFVVSALGGAVPIVLGALVLAALAWYAVLRVRRPRELAAIGVYDEPSAADVHTASGPAGRAR is encoded by the coding sequence ATGCGGAACGGGGCACTGGCGGGGCTGCGGCGCCGCTCGCCCGTGCACGGCCTCGACCGGCGCAACCTCCGCCCGGTCGAGGTGCTCGCGCAGTCGGTGTCCACCGCGGCACCCGCCGCGGGGATGGCCACCGTGCCAGCCATCGTGGCCACGACCGCCGGCACGGCGACGGTCTGGTCGTTCGTCCTGGCGACGGCGGTGGCGCTCGCCGTCGGCGCCTGCATCGCGACGTTCACCCGCCGGATGGCGGCCGCAGGCTCGCTCTACAGCCTCACCGCGAAGGGCCTCGGGCCGGGAGCGGCGTTCGCGTGCGGAGCGGCGCTGCTGGCCGGGTACGCCGTGCTCCTCATGGCGGCGCTCGCCGGCGCGGCGCTCTACACCGACGCGTTCCTCACCCGGCTCGGCCTGGCCGCACCACCTGCCGTCGGAGCCGCGACCGTGGTGGTCCTCGCCGCGCTCGCGGGCGGCCTCGTGCTGCGCGGGGTGCGGGTCTCGGCGCGGATCGTGCTCGCCGTCGAGGCCGTCTCGATCACGGTGATGCTCGTGATCTTCGGGGTGCTCCTCGCCGGGCCGCCTGCGCCGCCGGCACCCGCAGCGGCCACGCCGGGCTGGAGCCTCGTCGGGGTCGCGGCCGGGGTGCTCCCCGCGCTGGGCGCGTTCATCGGCTTCGAGGCGGCCACCGCCCTCGGGGTCGAGGCGCGGAAGCCGTTCGTCTCCGTGCCGCGGGCGGTGCTCGGCACGGCGGGCCTGGTCGGGCTGCTGTCGCTGCTCGCCGCCCACACGCAGGTGGTCGGGTTCGCGGGGGCGCTGGGCGGGCAGCCCGAGCCCGTCGTGACGCTCGCCGCGGCGCACGGCACACCGTGGCTCGCCGTCCTGCTCGACCTCGGCATCGCCACCTCGTTCGTCGCATGCACGCTCGCCACGACGAACGCGCTGGTCCGCGTGCTGTTCTCCATGGCGCGCGACCGGATCGTGCCCCGGCCCATGGGGGCGACCCACGGCCGCTACCGCACGCCGCACGTCGCGATCGCCGTCGCGGTGCCCGTCGGTGCCGCCGTTCCCGCCGCGCTGTTCCTGGCCGGGGTGCCGGGCCTGACCGTCCTGCGTGGGCTGCTCAGCGTCGCGACGGCCGGGTACCTCGTGGCCTACCTGCTCGTGGCGCTCGCCGCGCCGCTCTTCCTGCACCGCATCGGCGAGCTCACGCCCGCGCCGGTCGTGGTCACCGCGCTCGCCGTACCGGTGCTCGCGGGGGTCTGCGGCGTGTTCGTGGTCTCCGCGCTCGGCGGCGCGGTCCCGATCGTGCTCGGTGCCCTGGTGCTGGCCGCGCTCGCCTGGTACGCGGTGCTGCGGGTGCGGCGGCCGCGGGAGCTCGCCGCGATCGGCGTGTACGACGAGCCGTCCGCCGCGGACGTGCACACGGCGAGCGGGCCGGCCGGGCGGGCCCGGTGA
- a CDS encoding primary-amine oxidase: MTTVEDRRAATTPTHPLAMTRGAEVDRVRETLAAAGLLTETVRFAFFAPEEPPKAEVLAHADGARVDRRFRAVLLDLATGRSWDTVVSATSGEVVSSREIDPPREGQPPIIDAEFELIEDILNADEGWVEALRKRGIEPASVRAVPLSAGVYDHPEEVGRRIVRSFGFRQDHEKDHPWAHPIDGLVAYVDLTDRRVTRIVDVATPPVPATSGNFDDPAVQGPPLDSLKPIEITQPDGRSFTVEDGRVRWGNWDLRIGFNEREGLTLHQIAFDGRPVCYRASIAEMVVPYADPAPTRFWQNYFDCGEYMFARYADSLQLGCDCLGDIHYVDAVIADDLGMPKTITNAICMHEEDTGVLWKHSDLFTQSREVRRQRRLVISFFTPIGNYDYGFYWYLYLDGTIQLEVKATGIVFTAAYPEGGNDYATEVAPGLGAPYHQHLFSARLDMTVDGVRNAVEEVDAERVPMGEGNPYGNAFRQRRTRLSRESQAQRRADGSVVRTWHVVNPEKRGALGQSVGYALLPEGRATLLADEASSIHARATFATNHLWVTRYDPAQRYPAGDFVNQNPGGAGLPAWVQADRDIDGEDIVVWHTFGTTHFPRPEDWPVMPVDHTGFTLKPVGFFDRNPALDVPATRAAHCHGGAADVHGPAKERAGDVD; the protein is encoded by the coding sequence ATGACCACCGTCGAGGACCGGCGCGCAGCAACCACCCCCACCCATCCGCTCGCCATGACGCGCGGTGCCGAGGTCGACCGGGTCCGCGAGACCCTCGCCGCCGCCGGCCTGCTCACCGAGACCGTCCGGTTCGCGTTCTTCGCACCGGAGGAGCCGCCGAAGGCCGAGGTCCTCGCCCACGCCGACGGTGCTCGCGTCGACCGCCGGTTCCGGGCCGTGCTGCTCGACCTCGCGACCGGGCGGTCGTGGGACACCGTCGTGTCGGCGACCAGCGGGGAAGTGGTGTCGTCGCGGGAGATCGACCCGCCGCGCGAGGGCCAGCCGCCGATCATCGACGCCGAGTTCGAGCTGATCGAGGACATCCTCAACGCCGACGAGGGCTGGGTCGAGGCGCTGCGCAAGCGGGGCATCGAGCCGGCCTCGGTGCGCGCCGTGCCGCTCTCGGCCGGTGTCTACGACCACCCGGAGGAGGTCGGCAGGCGCATCGTGCGCTCGTTCGGGTTCCGACAGGACCACGAGAAGGACCACCCGTGGGCGCACCCGATCGACGGGCTCGTCGCCTACGTCGACCTCACCGACCGGCGCGTCACCCGGATCGTCGACGTCGCCACCCCGCCCGTCCCGGCCACCTCCGGCAACTTCGACGACCCCGCGGTGCAGGGCCCGCCGCTCGACTCCCTGAAGCCGATCGAGATCACCCAGCCCGATGGCCGCAGCTTCACCGTGGAGGACGGTCGGGTGCGCTGGGGCAACTGGGACCTGCGCATCGGGTTCAACGAGCGCGAGGGCCTGACCCTGCACCAGATCGCGTTCGACGGCCGTCCGGTCTGCTACCGCGCCTCGATCGCGGAGATGGTGGTGCCCTACGCCGACCCGGCACCGACGCGGTTCTGGCAGAACTACTTCGACTGCGGCGAGTACATGTTCGCCCGCTACGCCGACTCGCTCCAGCTCGGCTGCGACTGCCTCGGCGACATCCACTACGTCGACGCCGTGATCGCCGACGACCTCGGCATGCCGAAGACGATCACCAACGCGATCTGCATGCACGAGGAGGACACCGGTGTGCTCTGGAAGCACTCGGACCTGTTCACGCAGTCGCGCGAGGTGCGCCGCCAGCGGCGCCTGGTCATCTCGTTCTTCACGCCGATCGGCAACTACGACTACGGCTTCTACTGGTACCTCTACCTCGACGGCACGATCCAGCTCGAGGTCAAGGCCACCGGGATCGTGTTCACCGCCGCCTACCCGGAGGGCGGCAACGACTACGCCACCGAGGTGGCGCCCGGCCTCGGCGCGCCCTACCACCAGCACCTGTTCTCGGCGCGGCTGGACATGACCGTGGACGGCGTGCGCAACGCCGTCGAGGAGGTCGACGCCGAGCGGGTGCCGATGGGGGAGGGCAACCCGTACGGCAACGCGTTCCGGCAGCGGCGCACGCGCCTGTCGCGCGAGTCGCAGGCGCAGCGGCGCGCCGACGGGTCGGTGGTGCGCACCTGGCACGTCGTCAACCCGGAGAAGCGGGGGGCGCTCGGCCAGAGCGTCGGCTACGCGCTGCTGCCCGAGGGCCGGGCCACGCTGCTCGCCGACGAGGCCTCCTCGATCCACGCGCGGGCAACGTTCGCGACCAACCACCTGTGGGTCACCCGGTACGACCCGGCGCAGCGCTACCCGGCGGGCGACTTCGTCAACCAGAACCCGGGCGGCGCGGGCCTGCCCGCATGGGTGCAGGCCGACCGCGACATCGACGGCGAGGACATCGTCGTCTGGCACACGTTCGGCACCACCCACTTCCCGCGGCCGGAGGACTGGCCGGTCATGCCCGTCGACCACACGGGGTTCACGCTCAAGCCCGTCGGGTTCTTCGACCGCAACCCGGCCCTCGACGTCCCGGCGACCCGGGCGGCGCACTGCCACGGGGGCGCGGCGGACGTGCACGGCCCCGCGAAGGAGCGTGCCGGCGATGTCGACTGA
- a CDS encoding APC family permease, translating into MSTDATAAPAATGGFHRTLGLRDVIAQSLSVIAPAMSGAFLTYLASTKAGGATPLAYLLGTLAMLAVGGTVAMFARSLSSAGSMYTYITHGGGKVLGFLGGWCYAAAFLVLGGAVLWGFGFFTASLVALLTGADPAWYWFSIAGLVVIALMSLYDIRASTRTQLAILLVTMVALLAVAVVVIAIGSPAVSVIDGTTPVADPGRSVDLAAFWPSAAGVSWTGVLFGLSFAMLSFTGAEASAVLSEETRDPRRAIPRAIIGSIVVAGLFYLVITYATAIGFGVQQAATDWPTSVAGLAAVAPNEAVGAVVLACAALASLFCALGVHIAVSRVLFAMGRERVLPAWLGVLHPRWGTPWRAIGLDLAVWALLAAVSILLTSREGQIALSGGVDSGQTGGIFLFTFLAGIGTPLVMGVYLLLGVAGAAQGRRTGRPWFTVTGVLAALVGALAVVGGLYYSFVPAAPDAPIPLQIAMVPWVCLAIAAAGLALAAWTRRYRRDVWADMGRIFDEV; encoded by the coding sequence ATGTCGACTGACGCGACCGCCGCCCCCGCGGCGACCGGCGGCTTCCACCGCACGCTCGGCCTGCGCGACGTCATCGCGCAGAGCCTGTCGGTGATCGCGCCCGCGATGTCCGGGGCGTTCCTCACCTACCTGGCCTCGACGAAGGCGGGTGGCGCGACGCCGCTGGCGTACCTGCTCGGGACCCTCGCCATGCTCGCCGTCGGCGGCACGGTCGCGATGTTCGCGCGGTCGCTGTCCTCGGCCGGGTCGATGTACACCTACATCACGCACGGCGGCGGCAAGGTGCTCGGCTTCCTCGGCGGGTGGTGCTACGCCGCGGCGTTCCTCGTGCTCGGCGGTGCGGTGCTGTGGGGCTTCGGGTTCTTCACCGCGAGCCTCGTCGCGCTGCTCACCGGTGCCGACCCGGCCTGGTACTGGTTCTCCATCGCCGGGCTCGTGGTCATCGCGCTGATGAGCCTGTACGACATCCGGGCCTCCACCCGGACGCAGCTGGCGATCCTGCTCGTCACGATGGTCGCGCTGCTCGCCGTGGCCGTGGTCGTCATCGCGATCGGGTCGCCCGCCGTCAGCGTCATCGACGGCACGACGCCGGTGGCCGACCCGGGCCGCAGCGTCGACCTGGCCGCGTTCTGGCCGTCCGCGGCGGGCGTCTCGTGGACGGGTGTTCTCTTCGGCCTGTCGTTCGCGATGCTGTCGTTCACCGGGGCCGAGGCCAGCGCGGTGCTGTCGGAGGAGACGCGAGACCCGCGGCGGGCGATCCCGCGCGCGATCATCGGCTCGATCGTGGTGGCCGGCCTGTTCTACCTGGTGATCACCTACGCGACGGCGATCGGGTTCGGCGTGCAGCAGGCGGCCACCGACTGGCCGACGTCCGTCGCGGGGCTGGCCGCCGTGGCGCCCAACGAGGCGGTCGGCGCGGTCGTGCTGGCCTGCGCCGCGCTGGCGAGCCTGTTCTGCGCGCTCGGGGTGCACATCGCGGTCTCGCGGGTGCTCTTCGCGATGGGCCGTGAGCGGGTGCTGCCCGCGTGGCTGGGCGTGCTGCACCCGCGGTGGGGCACGCCGTGGCGCGCGATCGGGCTCGACCTCGCGGTCTGGGCGCTGCTCGCCGCCGTCTCCATCCTGTTGACGAGCAGGGAGGGGCAGATCGCACTCTCCGGTGGGGTCGACAGCGGGCAGACCGGCGGCATCTTCCTGTTCACCTTCCTCGCCGGCATCGGTACACCCCTGGTCATGGGGGTGTACCTGCTGCTCGGCGTCGCGGGTGCGGCACAGGGCAGGCGCACCGGACGGCCCTGGTTCACCGTGACGGGCGTGCTCGCCGCGCTGGTCGGGGCCCTCGCGGTCGTGGGCGGGCTGTACTACTCGTTCGTGCCCGCCGCGCCCGACGCCCCGATCCCGCTGCAGATCGCGATGGTGCCCTGGGTCTGCCTCGCGATCGCCGCCGCAGGCCTGGCGCTCGCCGCCTGGACCCGGCGGTACCGGCGGGACGTGTGGGCCGACATGGGCCGCATCTTCGACGAGGTCTAG
- a CDS encoding Gfo/Idh/MocA family protein codes for MFSIGFVGAGQFAGQFTELFHKHPSVSAVHVTDLIPERATELVQMQDLAGTFGSFEEMLASDVDAVAIFTQRWTHGPLVLQALEAGKHVYSAVPMAITADEIGAIIEAVRRTGLTYMMGETSYYHPATVFARNKIADGALGRVFYAEGDYVRDMDLGFYAAYRYSGGENWKATASYPPMLYPTHAIGGVLGAWATHAVSVSCIGVRDDRGDGVFDREISRFGNDFSNATALFELADGGVMRTNEMRRVGYPSHIRESRFRFFGTDASFEQLATVSVWQDKEKVVDVTDELEASSGLSVDDPSLAHVAPELRPAFVSGHAPVHDVARLPASYHGAHNGHEGSHQFLADDFVQAVETGALPSVNAWVAARFTLPGIVAHESALRGGERLPIPDFGDAPA; via the coding sequence ATGTTCTCGATCGGGTTCGTCGGGGCCGGCCAGTTCGCCGGCCAGTTCACCGAGTTGTTCCACAAGCACCCCTCGGTCAGCGCCGTGCACGTCACGGACCTGATCCCCGAGCGGGCCACCGAGCTCGTGCAGATGCAGGACCTTGCAGGCACGTTCGGGAGCTTCGAGGAGATGCTCGCCTCCGACGTCGACGCGGTCGCGATCTTCACACAGCGCTGGACGCACGGCCCGCTGGTTCTGCAGGCCCTCGAGGCGGGCAAGCACGTCTACTCCGCGGTGCCGATGGCGATCACCGCCGACGAGATCGGCGCGATCATCGAGGCGGTCCGCCGCACCGGGCTGACCTACATGATGGGCGAGACGAGCTACTACCACCCGGCCACCGTGTTCGCCCGCAACAAGATCGCCGACGGCGCCCTCGGCCGCGTCTTCTACGCCGAGGGCGACTACGTCCGCGACATGGATCTCGGCTTCTACGCCGCCTACCGGTACAGCGGCGGGGAGAACTGGAAGGCCACTGCGAGCTACCCGCCGATGCTCTACCCCACCCACGCGATCGGCGGTGTGCTCGGCGCGTGGGCGACCCACGCGGTGAGCGTCAGCTGCATCGGGGTGCGTGACGACCGCGGCGACGGCGTGTTCGACCGGGAGATCAGCCGGTTCGGCAACGACTTCTCCAACGCCACGGCCCTGTTCGAGCTGGCGGACGGCGGCGTGATGCGCACCAACGAGATGCGGCGGGTGGGTTATCCGTCGCACATCCGGGAGTCCCGGTTCCGGTTCTTCGGCACGGACGCCAGCTTCGAGCAGCTCGCGACCGTGAGCGTCTGGCAGGACAAGGAGAAGGTCGTCGACGTCACCGACGAGCTGGAGGCGAGCTCGGGGTTGTCCGTGGACGACCCGTCGCTCGCGCACGTGGCCCCGGAGCTGCGACCGGCCTTCGTCTCGGGCCACGCGCCGGTGCACGACGTCGCCCGCCTGCCTGCGAGCTACCACGGCGCCCACAACGGACACGAGGGCAGTCACCAGTTCCTCGCCGACGACTTCGTCCAGGCCGTGGAGACCGGCGCGCTGCCCAGCGTGAACGCCTGGGTGGCGGCGCGGTTCACCCTGCCCGGCATCGTCGCGCACGAGTCGGCGCTGCGGGGCGGCGAGCGGCTGCCGATCCCCGACTTCGGCGACGCGCCCGCCTGA
- a CDS encoding serine/threonine-protein kinase: MTSSQACGRPGCDGTIDGGWCDTCGLAPVPAPTRSAPPAPAPPGAGGSQPCGRPGCDGTIDGGWCDTCGLAPAGDTTGPSTAWSTGSSTRRSSWSTSTGGSRPSRRRSGRTTTGTARSRLGAGLVEVPAVPRVDPASALLTNPEVPENKRFCSTCHKPVGRSKDGRPGRTEGFCPHDGTRFSFTPKLRPGTVVAGQYEVQGCLAHGGLGWIYLATDLNVDNRWVVLKGLLDSGDAHAMAAAVAERRFLAQVSHPNIVTIHNFVQHPDEDGTPVGYIVMEYVGGSSLKQLMEARRRDDRTLDPMPVPRAIAYVLEMLPALGYLHANGLAYCDFKPENVIQYDRQLKLIDLGAVIRFDDLTSAVYGTIGYQAPEIGDETVPENGPSVSSDLHTVGRTLAVLALGIPPARRGVPTPIPDPAEHLVLARHESFHRLLLRSTDPDPLRRFESADEMAEQLGGVLREVLATDRAEGVDDESGDHRSGPVPPAVSTVFGPPRGTFAPGLLAGPGLANDTGGATAAGTDTDAPGRPDPARVAALLPVPLVDRDDPAAALLAAAAPSTPADVARVVAAAPKLSRALQLALVRAHLEVSDPAAAAGVLDELAAEDADDWRLDWFRGVAALVEGRVDAACAAFDTVYSTLPGEAAPKLALAAAAECAGRDEPAGRYYALVARPDPGVADAAFGLARVRVRAGDRAGALAALDAVPDTSSEYVAAQLAAIEVVLSGRFGTDQGEDELRAAAARVEGLRLDAATAQRVRTRLFEEAVELAPNGAGGTPLLRCPWNERSLRLALEASLRASARLASDPGQRVVLVDRANAVRPRTWV, translated from the coding sequence ATGACGTCGTCCCAGGCCTGCGGCCGCCCCGGCTGCGACGGCACGATCGACGGCGGGTGGTGCGACACCTGCGGGCTGGCCCCCGTCCCCGCCCCGACTCGGTCGGCGCCACCCGCACCCGCCCCACCCGGCGCCGGGGGCTCGCAACCCTGCGGCCGCCCCGGCTGCGACGGCACGATCGACGGCGGCTGGTGCGACACCTGCGGGCTCGCCCCCGCGGGCGACACGACGGGCCCGTCCACCGCGTGGTCCACCGGGTCTTCCACGCGGAGGAGCAGCTGGTCCACCAGCACGGGGGGCAGCCGCCCGTCACGGCGCAGGTCGGGCCGCACCACCACCGGCACCGCGCGCAGCCGGCTCGGCGCCGGGCTCGTCGAGGTGCCCGCGGTGCCCCGGGTCGACCCGGCGAGCGCCCTGCTCACCAACCCCGAGGTGCCGGAGAACAAGCGGTTCTGCAGCACCTGCCACAAGCCCGTCGGCCGGTCCAAGGACGGACGCCCCGGCCGCACCGAGGGCTTCTGCCCGCACGACGGCACGCGGTTCTCGTTCACGCCGAAGCTCCGGCCCGGCACGGTCGTCGCCGGCCAGTACGAGGTGCAGGGCTGCCTCGCGCACGGCGGCCTCGGGTGGATCTACCTCGCCACCGACCTCAACGTCGACAACCGCTGGGTGGTGCTCAAGGGCCTCCTCGACTCCGGCGACGCGCACGCCATGGCCGCGGCCGTCGCGGAGCGGCGGTTCCTCGCGCAGGTGAGCCACCCGAACATCGTCACGATCCACAACTTCGTGCAGCACCCCGACGAGGACGGCACCCCCGTCGGCTACATCGTGATGGAGTACGTGGGCGGCTCGTCGCTGAAGCAGCTGATGGAGGCGCGCCGCCGTGACGACCGCACGCTCGACCCGATGCCGGTGCCGCGCGCGATCGCGTACGTGCTCGAGATGCTGCCCGCGCTCGGGTACCTGCATGCCAACGGCCTGGCGTACTGCGACTTCAAGCCGGAGAACGTGATCCAGTACGACCGGCAGCTCAAGCTCATCGACCTGGGGGCCGTGATCCGGTTCGACGACCTGACCAGCGCCGTCTACGGCACGATCGGCTACCAGGCGCCCGAGATCGGCGACGAGACGGTTCCCGAGAACGGCCCGTCGGTGAGCTCGGACCTGCACACCGTCGGTCGCACGCTCGCGGTGCTCGCTCTCGGGATCCCGCCTGCGCGCCGCGGCGTGCCGACCCCGATCCCCGACCCTGCGGAGCACCTGGTGCTCGCGCGACACGAGTCGTTCCACCGCCTGCTCCTGCGGTCCACCGATCCCGACCCGCTGCGGAGATTCGAGTCGGCCGACGAGATGGCGGAGCAACTCGGCGGCGTGCTGCGGGAGGTGCTCGCCACCGACCGCGCCGAGGGCGTCGACGACGAATCCGGGGACCACCGGTCGGGCCCGGTACCTCCCGCGGTGTCCACCGTGTTCGGGCCGCCGCGCGGAACGTTCGCACCCGGGCTGCTCGCGGGACCCGGCCTCGCGAACGACACCGGTGGCGCCACCGCCGCCGGCACCGACACCGACGCGCCCGGCCGGCCGGATCCGGCGCGGGTTGCCGCGCTGCTGCCGGTGCCGCTGGTCGACCGCGACGACCCGGCCGCCGCGCTGCTCGCCGCGGCGGCGCCCAGCACCCCCGCCGACGTGGCGCGGGTGGTCGCCGCCGCGCCGAAGTTGAGCCGGGCGCTGCAGCTGGCCCTCGTGCGGGCCCACCTCGAGGTGTCCGATCCGGCCGCGGCCGCCGGGGTCCTCGACGAGCTCGCCGCCGAGGACGCCGACGACTGGAGGTTGGACTGGTTCCGGGGTGTCGCCGCCCTCGTCGAGGGCCGCGTCGATGCGGCGTGCGCGGCGTTCGACACCGTGTACTCCACGCTTCCAGGGGAGGCGGCGCCCAAGCTGGCGCTCGCCGCGGCGGCGGAGTGCGCGGGGCGTGACGAGCCGGCAGGCCGCTACTACGCGCTCGTGGCCCGGCCCGACCCGGGGGTGGCCGACGCCGCGTTCGGGCTGGCCAGGGTGCGGGTGCGGGCCGGCGACCGCGCGGGGGCGCTCGCGGCGCTCGACGCCGTGCCGGACACGTCGAGCGAGTACGTCGCCGCCCAGCTCGCCGCGATCGAGGTGGTGCTCTCCGGCCGGTTCGGCACCGACCAGGGTGAGGACGAACTGCGGGCGGCAGCGGCGCGGGTGGAGGGGTTGCGCCTCGACGCGGCCACCGCGCAGCGGGTGCGCACCCGGCTGTTCGAGGAGGCGGTGGAGCTCGCTCCGAACGGTGCCGGCGGCACACCGCTGCTGCGGTGCCCGTGGAACGAACGGTCGCTGCGGCTGGCCCTCGAGGCGAGCCTTCGGGCGTCGGCGCGGCTCGCGTCCGACCCGGGACAGCGGGTGGTTCTGGTGGATCGGGCCAACGCCGTGCGCCCGCGGACGTGGGTGTAG